One Pelagicoccus enzymogenes DNA window includes the following coding sequences:
- a CDS encoding ATP-binding protein, translated as MAILCLAAYLAPFPARAELPIETIEKWGAPHIERYVPKTTRIGSPVKRIAMLPDGDIAFLSENQFTVFDGTQWTDIHSLQRPGLLATLSSGQTIASSGSGLKRIEPNRYGHYDIQTLVSPQDHPERHALFPYIADARGYLFALQGTLLVTVAPDGDIRSYQLESWASALFSIGDEIYTTGGAPALINRWDWENETLVDAQQPLNDTEYLWFRDARTRSEGGAWLLNEQNRIIGFDGTKSWFWPGNATIAALGGSIQCFEEIAPGQLAIGTHAAGALVFDSKGILQQQTSKKHGLDSASVLGIGADNQDGLWISTKRSISRVQLSPSTLVYDERHGLTEAIVAAEVLNDRLYLATASGLYVNNPHANSMAESFVLKHPLSGINDILAYRGKLFVAGSNLSLVDENDELSVLSTEGSTNLWQPSADPDLVLAGNYRGILASRYSNGSWGAPRYLEGPHREIFGLAESSDGTLIGSTGGNDYAKVVLLGDNGRFELRQLPVDMQDVWSMVVEIEGEIYVNSSPTHRWNSDKDSFEPSPEMGYYQSEPPYGFDHIFGTSTEDTWISVNARRGKTVRRPNREVVGQISGMNDALEARASCIAYDSAGRAWIGGSFGLMLARYPTTEPDPLRASPQIHRLISLKDEAILPTIAESDASIRLKPKQNSLRIEAEFPHFLASSQNQFQIYIEGLDKSWPEPSTIPFREVTNLPPGRYTVILNARNTFGQSASSALPLFVETPLYLRPIAFVAYFLGALLAVAAIVYLYNRQQIRRSRQLQKMVAERTKEIANKNDELEAQALRLEVQNEELEEKTEELTATTEALTNTLNQLHQMQDQLVATARTAGKAEIAINVLHNVGNVLNSLNVSVNVLSQRAQESHATKLTRLAALVEAHRESIADFIANDPRGKNVPNYLIQLSKTLEEEIAKNLHELGVMSDDIDHIKSVIAAQQTHARSESVVETVRLRELCVTALNIVGTERSKTQVEVINEVPPDIAIENDKHRLLDIALNLISNAYDAIDEQAPEIGVITLKAHSSGETVAFTVQDNGVGIAPENKEKLFRHGFTTKRDGHGFGLHSSANAAKTLGGSLSLESPGKGRGATATLTLPISFPTPAKSQNAPAEAKAQP; from the coding sequence TACGATATTCAGACCCTTGTCAGTCCCCAGGACCATCCCGAACGCCACGCCCTCTTCCCCTACATAGCCGACGCCCGCGGATACCTTTTCGCCCTGCAGGGCACTCTCCTCGTCACTGTCGCCCCCGACGGAGACATCCGCAGCTACCAGCTCGAAAGCTGGGCCAGCGCCCTCTTCTCCATCGGGGACGAAATATACACCACCGGTGGAGCGCCCGCCTTGATCAACCGCTGGGACTGGGAGAACGAAACCTTAGTCGACGCCCAGCAGCCACTCAACGACACCGAATACCTTTGGTTCAGGGACGCGCGAACGCGAAGCGAAGGCGGAGCCTGGCTGCTGAACGAACAAAACCGAATCATCGGCTTCGACGGCACCAAAAGCTGGTTTTGGCCCGGAAACGCCACCATCGCCGCGCTCGGCGGCTCCATCCAATGCTTCGAGGAAATCGCCCCCGGCCAACTCGCCATAGGCACCCACGCCGCGGGCGCCCTCGTGTTCGACAGCAAAGGCATCCTCCAGCAGCAAACCAGCAAGAAGCATGGACTCGACAGCGCCAGCGTGCTCGGCATCGGGGCCGACAACCAAGACGGCCTTTGGATCAGCACCAAGCGCAGCATTTCCCGCGTCCAGCTCAGCCCCAGCACCTTGGTCTACGACGAGCGCCACGGCCTCACCGAGGCCATCGTCGCAGCGGAAGTGCTCAACGACCGGCTCTATCTCGCTACCGCCAGCGGACTCTACGTCAACAATCCCCACGCCAACAGCATGGCCGAAAGCTTCGTCCTCAAGCACCCCTTGAGCGGCATCAACGACATCCTCGCCTACCGCGGCAAGCTCTTCGTCGCCGGATCGAACCTTAGCCTAGTCGACGAAAACGATGAGCTATCCGTACTGTCGACGGAAGGATCGACCAACCTGTGGCAACCGAGCGCCGATCCCGACCTCGTGCTCGCCGGAAACTACCGCGGCATCCTCGCCAGTCGCTATTCAAACGGTAGCTGGGGCGCTCCACGCTACCTGGAAGGACCCCATCGAGAAATCTTCGGCCTAGCCGAGAGCAGCGACGGGACCCTGATCGGAAGCACTGGAGGGAACGACTACGCCAAAGTCGTTCTCCTGGGAGACAATGGCCGCTTCGAGCTACGCCAGCTCCCCGTCGACATGCAAGACGTGTGGAGCATGGTGGTAGAAATCGAAGGAGAAATCTACGTCAATTCGAGCCCCACACACCGCTGGAACAGCGACAAGGACAGTTTCGAGCCAAGCCCCGAGATGGGCTACTACCAAAGCGAACCTCCCTATGGATTCGACCACATCTTTGGCACGTCGACGGAAGACACGTGGATCAGCGTAAACGCCCGCCGCGGAAAAACGGTCCGGCGTCCTAACCGCGAAGTTGTCGGACAAATATCCGGCATGAACGACGCCCTCGAAGCCAGGGCTAGCTGCATCGCGTACGACAGTGCGGGGCGAGCCTGGATCGGCGGCAGCTTCGGGCTCATGCTGGCTCGCTATCCTACAACCGAACCTGACCCGCTTCGCGCCAGTCCCCAAATTCATCGTCTGATCTCCCTAAAAGACGAGGCGATACTGCCAACCATTGCCGAATCGGACGCTTCCATCCGCCTGAAACCGAAGCAAAACTCGCTTCGCATCGAGGCCGAGTTCCCCCACTTCCTCGCATCCTCCCAAAACCAGTTCCAAATCTACATCGAAGGACTCGACAAGTCGTGGCCGGAGCCCAGTACCATCCCCTTCCGCGAAGTCACCAACCTCCCGCCGGGGCGCTACACCGTCATCCTCAACGCCCGCAACACTTTCGGGCAATCCGCGTCCAGCGCCTTGCCCCTCTTCGTGGAGACTCCCCTCTACCTGCGCCCCATCGCCTTCGTCGCCTACTTCCTCGGAGCCCTGCTCGCCGTCGCCGCCATCGTTTACTTGTACAATCGGCAACAGATCCGCCGCAGCCGCCAACTCCAAAAGATGGTCGCCGAGCGGACCAAGGAAATTGCCAACAAAAACGACGAACTCGAAGCCCAAGCCCTTCGCCTCGAGGTGCAAAACGAGGAACTCGAAGAGAAGACCGAAGAGCTGACCGCAACCACCGAGGCGCTCACCAACACGCTCAACCAATTGCATCAGATGCAAGATCAGCTGGTCGCCACCGCCCGCACCGCAGGCAAGGCGGAAATAGCCATCAACGTCCTGCACAACGTCGGCAACGTGCTCAACTCGCTCAACGTCAGCGTAAACGTGCTCAGCCAACGTGCCCAGGAATCCCACGCCACCAAGCTCACTCGCCTGGCCGCTCTCGTCGAAGCCCATCGCGAGTCCATCGCCGACTTCATCGCCAACGATCCTCGCGGCAAAAACGTGCCCAACTATTTGATACAGCTGTCGAAAACGCTAGAGGAAGAAATCGCAAAAAACCTCCATGAACTCGGCGTCATGAGCGACGACATCGACCACATCAAAAGCGTGATCGCCGCCCAGCAAACCCATGCCCGCAGCGAGAGCGTAGTCGAAACCGTGCGACTGCGGGAACTCTGCGTAACCGCCCTCAACATCGTAGGCACCGAGCGCAGCAAAACCCAAGTTGAGGTGATTAACGAAGTCCCGCCCGACATCGCCATCGAGAACGACAAGCACCGTCTCCTGGACATCGCCCTCAACCTCATATCAAACGCTTACGACGCCATCGACGAGCAGGCGCCGGAGATCGGCGTCATCACCCTCAAGGCCCACTCCAGCGGAGAGACCGTCGCCTTCACCGTGCAAGACAACGGCGTCGGCATCGCACCTGAGAACAAGGAAAAGCTCTTCCGCCACGGCTTCACCACCAAACGGGACGGCCATGGCTTCGGCCTGCACAGCAGCGCCAACGCCGCAAAAACGCTGGGCGGAAGCCTTTCGCTGGAATCTCCCGGCAAAGGCCGCGGCGCCACCGCCACCTTGACCCTGCCGATTTCCTTCCCAACTCCAGCCAAGAGCCAAAACGCCCCAGCCGAAGCCAAGGCTCAGCCCTAA
- a CDS encoding mannonate dehydratase produces the protein MKLGFGLYRHMLDREHLRFAKQAGATHIVVHLVDYFNQGGDGKDQPTTGGRGGGWGHAGDPEKLWSKEQLLQIKDLIESEGLVWHAIENFDPAHWHDVLLDGPKKRQQIEGLKQMIRAMGEVGIAVMGYNFSLAGVYGRTTGNYARGQAGGVGMEGFVDEEPMLDGMVWNMTFDENATGTAARTRISSDELWARLSYFLQELVPVAEEAGVMLAAHPDDPPVPRLRDTPRLVYQPDMYQRLLDIVPSKCSGLEYCLGTLAEMTEGDIYEATEQYAAQQKIGYVHFRNVRGKAPHYEEVFIDEGDIDMERIVAILKKHDFQGVLIPDHAPAMACSAPWYAGMAYSMGYMKALLGKADR, from the coding sequence ATGAAACTTGGATTTGGCCTTTATCGGCATATGCTCGATCGCGAGCATCTTCGCTTCGCCAAGCAGGCGGGCGCGACCCATATCGTGGTGCACTTGGTGGACTACTTCAACCAAGGGGGCGATGGTAAGGACCAACCGACGACGGGCGGTCGCGGCGGAGGCTGGGGGCACGCTGGAGATCCGGAGAAGCTCTGGAGCAAGGAGCAGCTTTTGCAGATCAAGGACCTGATCGAGAGCGAAGGCTTGGTTTGGCACGCGATCGAAAACTTTGACCCGGCGCATTGGCACGACGTCTTGCTCGACGGCCCGAAGAAGCGGCAGCAGATCGAGGGCTTGAAGCAGATGATTCGGGCTATGGGCGAAGTCGGCATCGCGGTGATGGGGTACAATTTCAGCCTTGCGGGCGTTTACGGTCGCACCACTGGCAACTACGCTCGCGGGCAAGCGGGGGGCGTGGGCATGGAAGGTTTCGTGGACGAGGAGCCGATGCTCGACGGCATGGTCTGGAACATGACTTTTGACGAAAACGCCACCGGCACGGCCGCGCGTACTCGTATCAGCAGCGACGAGCTTTGGGCGCGTTTGAGCTATTTTTTGCAGGAGCTCGTTCCGGTGGCGGAGGAAGCGGGCGTGATGCTGGCGGCCCATCCGGATGATCCTCCGGTTCCCCGTTTGCGCGACACGCCGCGTTTGGTCTACCAGCCCGACATGTACCAGCGCCTCTTGGACATCGTGCCGAGCAAGTGCAGCGGTCTGGAGTATTGCCTGGGCACCTTGGCGGAAATGACCGAGGGCGACATTTACGAGGCGACGGAGCAATACGCGGCGCAACAGAAAATTGGATACGTGCACTTTCGCAACGTCCGCGGCAAGGCTCCTCATTACGAAGAGGTATTTATTGACGAGGGCGATATCGACATGGAGCGGATCGTGGCGATTCTCAAGAAGCATGACTTTCAGGGAGTCCTGATTCCTGACCATGCTCCCGCTATGGCCTGCTCAGCTCCTTGGTATGCGGGCATGGCTTACTCGATGGGTTACATGAAAGCCTTGTTGGGCAAAGCCGATAGATAG
- a CDS encoding aromatic amino acid transaminase, with product MSHFDTVSLAPADPILSLTEAFKADPNPDKINLSVGVFVDQSGVTPILDTVKEAEKRMLESSTSKSYLPMTGTPAYASLTQKLCFGEELAAQLQGRVASLQTPGGTGALRVAADFIAKNLETKTVWVSNPTWANHKGIFAAPGLKVETYNYFNSATLSLDYCGFLESLEAIPAGDVVVLHGCCHNPTGADLTLEQWEDVARIAASKKWIPLIDFAYQGFGDGIEEDAAAARIVAKAGLPAFVCQSFSKNLGLYQDRVGALHVVTDDASNYANVVSQLKISVRVNYSNPPAHGGAIVTTILSDEKLTEQWHAELAAMRERIASVRTQFVDALKAAGVERDFSFLTQQKGMFSFTGLNKEQAVALREKHSVYIVDSGRINVAGITDDNIDRVVAAIKAVL from the coding sequence ATGTCACACTTCGACACCGTTAGCCTCGCTCCCGCGGATCCCATCCTCAGCCTCACCGAGGCATTCAAGGCCGATCCCAATCCCGACAAGATCAACCTCTCCGTAGGCGTCTTCGTCGACCAGTCCGGAGTCACTCCCATCCTCGACACCGTAAAGGAAGCGGAAAAACGCATGCTCGAAAGCTCCACCTCCAAGAGCTACCTGCCCATGACCGGCACTCCCGCCTACGCCAGCCTCACCCAAAAGCTCTGCTTCGGCGAAGAACTCGCCGCCCAACTGCAAGGGCGCGTCGCCTCCCTGCAAACGCCCGGCGGCACCGGAGCCCTGCGCGTCGCCGCAGACTTCATCGCCAAAAACCTCGAAACCAAAACCGTTTGGGTCTCCAACCCCACCTGGGCCAACCACAAAGGCATCTTCGCCGCCCCCGGCCTCAAGGTCGAAACCTACAACTACTTCAACTCCGCGACCCTCAGCCTCGACTACTGCGGATTCCTCGAATCCCTCGAAGCCATCCCCGCTGGAGACGTCGTCGTCTTGCACGGCTGCTGCCACAACCCAACCGGAGCCGACCTTACCCTCGAGCAATGGGAAGACGTCGCCCGTATCGCCGCATCCAAGAAGTGGATACCTCTCATCGACTTCGCCTACCAAGGTTTCGGTGACGGAATCGAAGAGGACGCCGCTGCTGCTCGCATCGTAGCCAAGGCCGGCCTCCCTGCCTTCGTCTGCCAGTCCTTCTCCAAGAACCTCGGGCTCTATCAGGACCGCGTCGGCGCCCTGCACGTCGTGACCGACGACGCCAGCAACTACGCCAACGTCGTCTCCCAGCTCAAGATCTCCGTGCGCGTCAACTACTCCAACCCGCCCGCTCACGGCGGAGCCATTGTCACTACTATCCTCTCCGACGAGAAGCTCACCGAGCAGTGGCATGCCGAGCTCGCCGCCATGCGCGAGCGAATCGCCAGCGTGCGTACCCAATTTGTGGATGCGCTCAAGGCAGCCGGCGTAGAACGCGACTTCAGCTTCCTCACCCAGCAAAAAGGCATGTTCTCCTTCACCGGACTCAACAAGGAGCAAGCCGTCGCCCTGCGCGAGAAGCACAGCGTCTACATCGTCGACTCCGGACGCATCAACGTGGCCGGCATCACCGACGACAACATCGACCGCGTCGTCGCCGCCATCAAAGCCGTGCTCTAG
- a CDS encoding carbohydrate binding domain-containing protein, with product MKITPALIYLLTLPNSLFAGDLIPFTLPWDDDAAGITDLSDLNHETAGQHGYIGVDANSHFSAGGERVRFWGVNITSRSCFPTHSESEGIAARLAKFGFNIVRFHHMDNNWGSGSIIDYAQGNSRQLNAANLEKLDYFIAQLKSHGIYSNINLINSRDFKVADGLDSQVESQLDWKERHVLGFVDETFRDLEKEFVRQLLTHTNPYTGLTYAEDPAIAVVEVNNENGIFHQYYGGSVNKWPQVYKNQLQSKWNAWLQDRYATTAELLSAWSGDSEALGLEKLANPSFDNGLANWNSEEHQGADTNATTGLFDGRQAIKIDVLTTSETNWHGQLNQSGVSLEKDQLYTLSFWAKADAERSFNAGIGLAYAPYSGVQNYSGLTATTEWQQFSYTFASSVSDDNLRLNISNYIGQAGPIYFSGFSLRSGADLSASLPAGQSLEEANISNNTSDGSYLPNRSLDWTRFLIDLATDYWTDMRDYIKDELDCGGLVNGTTIMNSTPNIQGVYDLVDTHSYWQHPNFPGQPWDPDNWTVNPVSMVNTLDNTFASLAKQRVDGFPHTVSEYRHAYPNPFASEGPLLVAAYASLQDWDGIYFFDYSKGGTGTWDQGYWDGYFNMNAHPSAMANALAGAQMFRNHHIAPAQNQVLMRFDPATEAQVVATKGRAWKVGDGRDLEIPHELALTHQVALSIGNEANGLTTAPAAPSGPSYPSDTQELIWDLSSANKGVVTVNTAKTRSIVGYINGRDFDIGNVSIDIATTQEDWATLTLTARQGSFENRYAPANILLVATGLTENTNMVWTDSTKSSVGRNWGQAPSLTEAIPATITLPYPAERVTAWTLDETGQRLAEIPVIASGDDATLEIGGAHQSLWYEISVEAGDPYQAWRESHWTDSAEQTDEDISGRAADPDGDHIPNLLEFFGQLDPKSPDSRNPIQQSVRIVDGKPTFTYQLLIPLDYPLEYLQVDNSSNLETWQSHPIGNAPISLQVDSHDTTHNLLTITHQTAAQTSFSRLAPQ from the coding sequence ATGAAGATTACCCCCGCGCTCATTTATCTCCTTACCCTGCCCAACTCCCTCTTCGCAGGGGACCTGATCCCTTTCACCCTTCCTTGGGACGACGATGCTGCCGGCATCACCGACCTCTCCGACCTCAACCACGAAACCGCTGGCCAACACGGCTACATCGGCGTCGACGCGAACAGCCACTTCTCCGCCGGAGGCGAACGCGTCCGCTTCTGGGGCGTCAACATCACCTCCCGTTCCTGCTTCCCCACTCACTCGGAATCGGAAGGCATCGCCGCCCGCCTCGCAAAGTTCGGCTTCAATATCGTGCGCTTCCACCACATGGACAACAATTGGGGAAGCGGATCCATCATCGACTACGCCCAAGGCAACTCCCGACAGCTGAACGCCGCCAATCTGGAAAAGCTCGACTACTTCATCGCCCAGCTCAAATCCCACGGCATCTACTCCAACATCAACCTCATAAACTCCCGCGACTTCAAGGTCGCCGACGGACTCGACTCCCAGGTCGAATCCCAGCTCGACTGGAAGGAACGCCACGTGCTCGGCTTCGTGGACGAAACCTTCCGCGATCTCGAGAAGGAATTCGTGCGCCAGCTGCTCACCCACACAAACCCCTACACCGGGCTGACTTACGCCGAGGATCCCGCCATCGCGGTGGTAGAGGTCAACAACGAGAACGGCATCTTCCACCAGTACTACGGAGGCTCCGTCAACAAGTGGCCGCAAGTATACAAGAACCAACTACAATCTAAATGGAACGCTTGGCTGCAAGACCGCTACGCCACCACAGCCGAGCTGCTCTCCGCTTGGAGTGGCGACAGCGAAGCGCTCGGCCTCGAAAAGCTGGCCAACCCAAGCTTCGACAACGGACTCGCCAACTGGAACTCCGAGGAGCACCAAGGAGCTGACACCAACGCCACCACCGGCCTGTTCGACGGCCGCCAAGCCATCAAGATCGACGTGCTCACCACCAGCGAAACCAACTGGCACGGCCAACTCAACCAAAGTGGCGTGAGCCTCGAAAAAGACCAGCTCTACACCCTCTCCTTCTGGGCCAAAGCCGATGCCGAACGCAGCTTCAACGCAGGCATCGGCCTCGCCTACGCCCCTTACTCTGGCGTGCAAAACTACTCCGGACTCACCGCCACTACCGAATGGCAACAGTTCAGCTACACCTTCGCCTCCAGCGTATCCGACGATAACCTACGCCTCAACATCTCCAACTACATCGGCCAAGCGGGCCCAATCTACTTCTCCGGCTTTTCGCTCCGCTCCGGGGCCGACCTCTCCGCCTCCCTGCCCGCTGGCCAGAGCCTCGAAGAGGCTAATATATCCAACAACACTAGCGACGGCTCCTATTTGCCCAACCGCAGCCTCGACTGGACCCGCTTCCTCATCGACCTCGCCACAGACTATTGGACCGACATGCGGGACTATATCAAAGACGAGCTCGACTGCGGCGGGCTCGTCAACGGTACCACCATCATGAACTCCACGCCCAACATCCAAGGCGTGTATGATCTCGTGGATACGCACTCCTACTGGCAGCATCCCAACTTCCCCGGCCAGCCTTGGGATCCCGACAACTGGACCGTCAACCCCGTCTCCATGGTCAATACTCTGGACAACACCTTCGCTAGCCTCGCCAAGCAACGCGTCGACGGCTTTCCCCACACCGTATCCGAATACCGCCACGCCTACCCCAACCCCTTCGCCTCAGAAGGCCCCCTACTCGTTGCCGCCTACGCCTCCCTGCAAGACTGGGACGGCATCTATTTCTTCGACTACTCCAAAGGCGGCACCGGCACCTGGGACCAAGGCTACTGGGACGGCTACTTCAACATGAACGCCCATCCCTCCGCCATGGCCAACGCCCTCGCCGGGGCCCAGATGTTTCGCAACCACCACATCGCGCCCGCCCAAAACCAAGTCCTCATGCGATTCGACCCTGCTACCGAAGCCCAAGTCGTCGCCACCAAAGGACGCGCCTGGAAAGTCGGGGACGGCCGCGACCTCGAAATCCCGCACGAACTGGCGCTCACCCACCAAGTCGCTCTCTCAATCGGCAACGAAGCCAATGGTCTGACCACTGCCCCCGCCGCTCCGAGCGGCCCCAGCTACCCCTCCGACACACAAGAGCTCATTTGGGACCTCTCCTCCGCCAACAAAGGCGTCGTCACCGTCAACACTGCAAAAACCCGCAGCATCGTCGGCTACATAAACGGACGAGATTTCGACATCGGAAACGTCAGTATCGACATCGCCACTACACAGGAAGACTGGGCCACCCTCACCCTCACCGCCCGCCAAGGCTCCTTCGAAAACCGCTACGCCCCCGCCAACATCCTGCTTGTCGCCACCGGACTCACCGAAAACACCAACATGGTCTGGACCGACTCCACCAAAAGCTCCGTCGGCCGCAACTGGGGCCAAGCCCCCTCGCTCACCGAAGCTATCCCCGCCACCATCACCCTGCCCTACCCCGCCGAGCGGGTCACCGCCTGGACTCTCGACGAGACTGGCCAACGCCTCGCGGAGATCCCCGTCATCGCTAGCGGCGACGATGCCACCCTCGAAATCGGCGGCGCTCACCAATCGCTGTGGTACGAAATCTCCGTTGAAGCTGGCGACCCTTACCAAGCCTGGCGGGAGAGCCACTGGACCGATTCCGCCGAACAAACCGACGAGGATATTTCCGGCCGGGCCGCCGATCCCGACGGCGACCATATCCCTAACCTCCTCGAATTCTTTGGCCAACTCGACCCCAAGTCGCCCGACAGTCGAAACCCTATCCAGCAATCCGTCCGCATCGTCGACGGCAAGCCAACCTTCACCTACCAGCTTCTCATCCCCTTGGACTATCCGCTCGAGTACCTGCAAGTCGACAACAGTTCCAACCTCGAAACTTGGCAAAGCCACCCCATCGGCAACGCCCCGATCAGCCTCCAAGTCGACTCCCACGACACTACCCACAACCTCCTGACCATCACCCACCAAACCGCCGCCCAAACGAGCTTCTCTCGCCTCGCCCCCCAATAG
- a CDS encoding PAS domain-containing hybrid sensor histidine kinase/response regulator, with translation MKKPCKGDSDRFRSYFVNTHAQLVNAPTSSSSPEAPPVRWVSLLHPRLEETCQAAFETFVQSGLASSHVDLPLFDGQIWSTLLLERIPASADKEEVIKVTLKSASDKAQPNERSYRQRYKDLMRKMNLLMSSSQQMCWDWDLESDSLSLVGPQECILGYRYSDIPSGSEFWVERVHPADREDAQAALRQAIDGNKDTWDAEYRCKSVDKQYLWIKQFGVVTQRASSGQATHMLGTTQLIEERKQTENEKLQLLERYRAIAESQGDAVVRLGVDHRITYYNSIFARHFLDTQELDLELTLESAIQRYPNLSDFKAITGEDSKLRLRRSFITHSQSKKGQAIRHLWQATTIGNPLSGAQEIQLAGRDVSALKSLEEALVSSNRQNQAKDRFLAMISHDLKTPLNPILGFSEILTRRPNVDPSISEIARSINAAGQQLHEHINSLLEISKMDPEIYDQEFDSLCLNDLRNDFESTFALKAESKGITFLTSLSGPRDESFALDKKLLRNVLNNLIDNAIKFTAEGQVILLLSYQTCTQAGDDAKLHFKVIDEGPGIPSDSLKKVFEPFVRIDSSNSRETEGAGLGLSICQRALSILGGEIEAIPNPSHGMSFSGWIPLRCFQTGQRQQSQQSNDAGFCPPANTRTLIVDDIKSNREVLSEVLSELELPCESCADGHTALELICKNPYDIVFLDIHMPKMNGIETFSRLRSLQSDRPRPYIVAVTADSTPQIKQSCTDCGIEDFITKPISRSKIKRVLGDFQKRQRRA, from the coding sequence ATGAAAAAGCCATGCAAAGGCGATAGCGACCGTTTCCGAAGCTACTTCGTGAACACCCACGCCCAATTGGTCAACGCACCGACCTCCTCCTCTTCCCCAGAAGCGCCTCCCGTTCGATGGGTTTCCCTCCTTCATCCAAGGCTTGAGGAAACCTGCCAAGCCGCCTTCGAAACCTTCGTCCAAAGCGGTCTGGCAAGCTCGCACGTCGACCTGCCCCTTTTCGACGGGCAGATTTGGAGCACTCTCTTACTCGAGCGCATTCCCGCTTCCGCAGACAAGGAAGAGGTAATCAAAGTTACCCTCAAAAGCGCCTCCGACAAAGCTCAACCAAACGAACGCAGCTACCGCCAGCGTTACAAGGATCTGATGCGCAAAATGAACCTGCTCATGAGCTCGTCGCAGCAAATGTGCTGGGACTGGGACCTTGAAAGCGACTCCTTGAGCTTGGTTGGCCCTCAAGAATGTATCCTCGGCTACCGGTATTCCGATATTCCCAGCGGCTCCGAATTCTGGGTCGAACGCGTCCACCCCGCGGACCGCGAAGACGCCCAAGCCGCCCTGCGGCAAGCCATCGACGGGAATAAAGATACCTGGGATGCAGAGTACCGCTGCAAGAGCGTCGACAAACAATACCTCTGGATAAAGCAATTCGGGGTCGTCACCCAACGCGCCTCTTCGGGCCAAGCCACCCATATGCTGGGCACCACCCAGCTCATAGAGGAACGCAAGCAGACCGAAAACGAGAAGCTGCAGTTGCTGGAACGCTACCGCGCCATCGCCGAATCCCAAGGCGACGCAGTCGTGCGCCTTGGAGTCGACCACCGCATCACCTATTACAACTCCATTTTCGCGAGGCACTTCCTCGACACCCAAGAGCTCGACCTCGAGCTCACCCTCGAATCCGCCATCCAGCGCTACCCCAACCTTTCCGACTTCAAAGCCATCACCGGAGAAGACTCCAAGCTCAGGCTACGACGCTCTTTCATCACCCACAGCCAGAGCAAAAAAGGCCAAGCGATTCGCCACCTTTGGCAGGCGACCACCATCGGCAACCCCCTCAGCGGGGCCCAAGAAATCCAGCTCGCAGGCCGAGACGTGTCCGCCCTGAAATCCCTGGAGGAGGCCCTCGTCAGCTCCAATCGGCAAAACCAGGCCAAGGACCGCTTCCTGGCCATGATCAGCCACGACCTCAAGACCCCTCTCAATCCCATCCTGGGATTCTCCGAGATCCTCACCCGGCGCCCCAACGTCGACCCCAGCATCTCAGAGATCGCCCGCAGCATCAACGCGGCCGGTCAGCAGTTGCACGAGCATATCAACAGCTTGCTGGAAATCTCGAAGATGGATCCGGAGATCTACGACCAGGAGTTCGACAGCCTTTGCCTCAACGATCTGCGAAACGACTTCGAGTCCACCTTCGCGCTCAAGGCTGAAAGCAAAGGCATCACCTTCCTCACCTCCTTGTCCGGCCCACGCGACGAATCCTTCGCCCTCGACAAGAAACTGCTGCGCAACGTCCTCAACAACCTCATCGACAACGCCATCAAGTTCACCGCCGAAGGACAGGTCATCCTCCTGCTGAGCTACCAGACCTGCACCCAAGCCGGCGACGACGCTAAGCTCCACTTCAAAGTCATCGACGAGGGCCCCGGCATTCCCAGCGACAGCCTCAAGAAAGTCTTCGAGCCCTTCGTCCGCATCGATTCCTCCAACTCGCGGGAAACCGAGGGAGCCGGCCTCGGACTGAGCATATGCCAACGCGCCCTCAGCATCCTTGGAGGCGAAATCGAAGCAATCCCTAACCCCAGCCACGGCATGAGTTTCAGCGGCTGGATCCCCCTGCGTTGCTTCCAAACCGGCCAACGGCAACAATCACAGCAATCCAATGACGCCGGCTTCTGTCCGCCCGCCAATACCCGCACCCTGATCGTCGACGATATCAAGAGCAACCGAGAGGTACTCAGCGAAGTCCTTTCCGAACTTGAGCTTCCCTGCGAGAGCTGCGCCGACGGCCACACCGCCCTCGAACTCATCTGCAAGAACCCATACGACATCGTTTTCCTCGACATTCACATGCCCAAGATGAACGGCATCGAAACCTTCAGCCGGCTCCGTTCCCTGCAAAGCGACCGACCACGCCCCTACATCGTGGCCGTCACCGCGGACTCGACCCCACAGATCAAGCAGTCTTGCACGGATTGCGGTATCGAAGATTTCATTACAAAGCCCATATCCCGGTCAAAGATCAAACGCGTACTCGGCGACTTCCAAAAACGCCAACGGCGCGCCTAG
- a CDS encoding peptidylprolyl isomerase has product MPRASARHILVETEEQCSDLKAKIAAGEAFADLAKAHSKCPSGQSGGALGEFGRGQMVPEFDEVVFSAPVNEVQGPVKTQFGYHLLEVTERNM; this is encoded by the coding sequence ATGCCGCGCGCTAGCGCCCGCCACATCTTGGTGGAGACCGAGGAGCAATGCAGCGACTTGAAGGCGAAGATCGCGGCAGGCGAGGCCTTTGCGGATCTGGCGAAGGCCCACTCCAAGTGCCCGTCGGGCCAAAGCGGCGGAGCCTTGGGCGAGTTTGGCCGTGGCCAGATGGTTCCGGAGTTCGACGAAGTGGTATTTTCTGCTCCGGTGAACGAGGTACAAGGTCCGGTCAAGACCCAGTTCGGCTACCACCTGTTGGAAGTGACTGAGCGCAACATGTAG